A region of Streptomyces sp. NBC_01788 DNA encodes the following proteins:
- a CDS encoding extracellular catalytic domain type 1 short-chain-length polyhydroxyalkanoate depolymerase codes for MPRTRRRPGLRTLLTALLAGVTPLLAALLLAAPSAHAASLTEVTGFGANPSNLRMYVYRPDSAPARPAVLVAVHYCTGSGPAFYSGTEFASLADRYGFLVVYPSATRSGGCFDVSSPQALKRGGGSDPVGIMSMVTYAQQHYGADPARVFVAGASSGAMMTNVLLGDYPDVFKAGAAFMGVPFGCFATTDGSEWNSACANGTVIRTPQQWGDLARGAYPGYTGPRPRMQVWHGTEDTTLRYPNFGEEIKQWTDVLGVGQTPAFTDHPQSTWTRTRYGGTGTQAPVEAISIQGTGHTLPTSGMAARAISFFGLDSTTTPPPTDPPTTPPAGACRVAYTTSAWNTGLTASITVTNTGTAPIDGWALAFTLPAGQTITSGWNATYSPASGAVTARNVSYNSALAPGASTTLGFQANHTGNTGSPASFTLNGAACQVS; via the coding sequence ATGCCCCGAACCCGAAGAAGGCCCGGACTCCGCACCTTGCTGACGGCCCTGCTCGCGGGTGTGACACCCCTGCTCGCGGCTCTCCTGCTCGCCGCGCCGAGCGCCCACGCCGCCTCGCTGACGGAGGTGACCGGATTCGGCGCGAACCCGAGCAACCTGCGCATGTACGTGTACCGCCCGGACAGCGCCCCGGCCCGGCCGGCGGTGCTCGTGGCCGTGCACTACTGCACCGGGTCCGGGCCCGCGTTCTACTCGGGCACCGAGTTCGCCTCGCTCGCCGACCGGTACGGCTTCCTCGTCGTCTACCCCTCGGCCACGCGCAGCGGCGGCTGCTTCGACGTGTCCTCGCCGCAGGCACTCAAGCGCGGCGGCGGGAGCGACCCGGTCGGCATCATGTCGATGGTCACCTACGCCCAGCAGCACTACGGGGCCGACCCGGCGCGCGTCTTCGTCGCCGGCGCCTCCTCGGGGGCGATGATGACCAACGTCCTGCTCGGCGACTACCCCGACGTGTTCAAGGCCGGCGCCGCCTTCATGGGCGTGCCCTTCGGCTGCTTCGCCACCACCGACGGCTCCGAGTGGAACAGCGCCTGCGCCAACGGCACCGTGATCAGGACACCGCAGCAGTGGGGCGACCTGGCCCGCGGAGCCTACCCGGGCTACACCGGCCCCCGGCCGCGCATGCAGGTGTGGCACGGCACCGAGGACACCACCCTGCGCTACCCGAACTTCGGTGAAGAGATCAAGCAGTGGACCGACGTCCTGGGCGTGGGCCAGACCCCCGCCTTCACCGACCACCCGCAGTCCACCTGGACCCGTACGCGCTACGGGGGCACCGGCACCCAGGCGCCTGTGGAGGCCATCAGCATCCAGGGGACCGGCCACACCCTGCCGACCTCGGGCATGGCCGCCCGCGCCATCTCCTTCTTCGGGCTGGACTCCACGACCACACCGCCGCCGACCGACCCGCCCACCACACCGCCGGCGGGCGCCTGCCGGGTGGCGTACACGACCAGCGCCTGGAACACCGGGCTCACCGCCTCCATCACGGTGACCAACACCGGCACCGCGCCGATCGACGGATGGGCGCTGGCCTTCACCCTGCCGGCCGGCCAGACCATCACCTCCGGCTGGAACGCCACCTACTCCCCGGCGAGCGGCGCCGTCACCGCCCGCAACGTCTCCTACAACTCGGCCCTGGCCCCCGGAGCCTCGACCACCCTGGGCTTCCAGGCCAACCACACCGGGAACACCGGCAGCCCGGCGTCCTTCACCCTCAACGGGGCCGCCTGCCAGGTGAGCTGA
- a CDS encoding SRPBCC family protein has translation MSTVKETVEVDVPVHAAYNQWTQFEEFPRFMEGVEEVRQLDDSHNRWTTRIGGVRREFDTEIVDQLPDERITWRSTTGDTRQKGSVRFERVDDTHTRVELVMEVEPSGTVETAGDMLGVVDRRVKGDMKRFKQYIEEHGGETGAWRGRIRPEDAGPSL, from the coding sequence ATGAGCACGGTCAAGGAAACGGTGGAGGTCGACGTCCCCGTCCACGCCGCCTACAACCAGTGGACGCAGTTCGAGGAGTTCCCGAGGTTCATGGAGGGCGTCGAGGAGGTCAGGCAGCTCGACGACAGCCACAACCGCTGGACCACCAGGATCGGCGGTGTGCGGCGGGAGTTCGACACCGAGATCGTCGACCAGCTGCCCGACGAGCGCATCACGTGGCGCAGCACCACCGGTGACACCCGACAGAAGGGCTCGGTCCGCTTCGAGCGTGTCGACGACACGCACACCCGGGTGGAACTGGTCATGGAGGTCGAGCCCAGCGGCACCGTGGAGACGGCCGGGGACATGCTGGGCGTGGTCGACCGGCGCGTCAAGGGGGACATGAAGCGCTTCAAGCAGTACATCGAGGAGCACGGAGGCGAGACAGGGGCCTGGCGGGGCCGGATCCGCCCCGAGGACGCCGGCCCCTCCCTCTGA
- the mgrA gene encoding L-glyceraldehyde 3-phosphate reductase — MTYVADAERYHGTMRYRRTGQSGLDLPVLSLGYWHNFGDDRSFETQREIALRAFDLGITHHDLANNYGPPYGSAEINFGRLMKQDLAPYRDEMVISTKAGWDMWPGPYGQGGGSRKYLLASLDQSLKRMGLDYVDIFYSHRLDASTPLEETMGALDTAVRQGKALYVGISSYDAERSRQAAAILRELGTPLLIHQPSYSMVNRWIENEGLLDTAEEEGFGVIGFTALAQGLLTGRYLDGVPEDSRAAQGTSFDAAWLSEDMLRRLRALNDMAARRGQTLAQMALAWALRDERVTSLVIGASRVEQLEQNVAALDRMDFSAEELAEIDKHATDGGVDLWRSARTGQLG, encoded by the coding sequence ATGACCTACGTCGCGGATGCTGAGCGTTACCACGGCACCATGCGCTACCGCCGCACCGGACAGTCAGGGCTCGACCTGCCCGTCCTCTCGCTGGGCTACTGGCACAACTTCGGCGACGACCGCTCCTTCGAGACCCAGCGCGAGATCGCCCTGCGCGCCTTCGACCTGGGCATCACCCATCACGACCTGGCGAACAACTACGGCCCGCCCTACGGCTCGGCGGAGATCAACTTCGGGCGTCTGATGAAGCAGGACCTCGCGCCGTACCGGGACGAGATGGTGATCTCCACCAAGGCGGGCTGGGACATGTGGCCCGGCCCGTACGGCCAGGGCGGCGGTTCCCGCAAGTACCTGCTCGCCTCGCTCGACCAGTCGCTCAAGCGCATGGGCCTGGACTACGTCGACATCTTCTACTCCCACCGGCTGGACGCGAGCACGCCGCTGGAGGAGACGATGGGCGCCCTGGACACCGCCGTCCGCCAGGGCAAGGCCCTGTACGTCGGCATCTCCTCCTACGACGCCGAGCGCAGCCGCCAGGCCGCCGCCATCCTGCGCGAGCTGGGCACCCCGCTGCTCATCCACCAGCCCTCGTACAGCATGGTCAACCGCTGGATCGAGAACGAGGGGCTGCTCGACACCGCGGAGGAGGAGGGCTTCGGCGTCATCGGTTTCACGGCCCTGGCCCAGGGGCTGCTGACCGGGCGCTACCTGGACGGCGTGCCGGAGGACTCGCGCGCCGCGCAGGGTACCTCCTTCGACGCCGCCTGGCTCTCCGAGGACATGCTGCGCAGGCTGCGCGCCCTGAACGACATGGCGGCCCGCCGCGGGCAGACCCTCGCCCAGATGGCGCTCGCCTGGGCGCTGCGCGACGAGCGCGTCACCTCCCTGGTGATCGGCGCCTCCCGGGTGGAGCAGCTCGAGCAGAACGTGGCCGCCCTCGACCGCATGGACTTCAGCGCCGAGGAGCTCGCCGAGATCGACAAGCACGCCACCGACGGCGGCGTCGACCTGTGGCGGTCCGCCCGCACCGGGCAGCTCGGCTGA
- a CDS encoding roadblock/LC7 domain-containing protein, translated as MTGQTTADDKLTWLLEGLLERTPGARHALVLSRDGLKLCRTPELTPDQADQLAAIAAGIQSLSHGASVEFGDGTGGVRSAMTEFYGGVLFIVEAGEGAHLAVITTADADAGLVGHTMSELVEQLGEHLTAPPRDS; from the coding sequence ATGACCGGCCAGACCACCGCCGACGACAAGCTCACCTGGCTCCTGGAGGGGCTGCTGGAGCGGACCCCGGGCGCGCGGCACGCGCTCGTGCTGTCCCGTGACGGACTGAAGCTGTGCCGCACCCCGGAGCTCACCCCCGACCAGGCCGACCAGCTCGCCGCGATCGCCGCCGGTATCCAGTCCCTGTCGCACGGCGCGTCCGTCGAGTTCGGCGACGGCACCGGCGGGGTCCGCTCGGCGATGACCGAGTTCTACGGAGGGGTGCTGTTCATCGTCGAGGCCGGCGAGGGCGCGCATCTGGCGGTGATCACCACCGCGGACGCCGACGCCGGGCTCGTCGGGCACACCATGAGCGAACTCGTCGAGCAGCTCGGCGAGCACCTCACCGCGCCGCCGCGCGACTCCTGA
- a CDS encoding PP2C family protein-serine/threonine phosphatase yields the protein MSSWQGRFADRAQGRQSGHILLLIPVTLIVLITVSDIVAPSDIVLGPLLVIAPAITAWFEGPWFTGVIGAAAVAAQGFAGWRLGILPSREVFVQMIALAVLSLLVVALCAVRDRRARELAQVRSVAEAAQRVLLWPLPTRLGPLQLASLYLAAEDEASIGGDLYAAARTPNGARVMIGDVRGKGLPAIGEAALLLGAFREAAHHHAALPSLAASLERSITRYLSDFEPEEEAGERFVTALLIEIPDDEPIVRLTSCGHVAPLLLRPDRSVTMPDLSPAPPLGVGLTDPNGSVVDVLPFDLGDTLLLYTDGAVEARDGRGVFYPLVERTAQWTDGSPESLLHHVQRDLLAHTGGRLDDDVALIAIRRVPAAPTAHRFGRMVQAQAPS from the coding sequence GTGAGTTCCTGGCAGGGGCGTTTCGCGGACCGGGCCCAGGGGCGGCAGTCGGGCCACATACTGTTGCTGATCCCGGTCACGCTCATCGTCCTCATCACCGTGTCCGACATCGTGGCCCCGTCCGACATCGTGCTCGGGCCACTGCTGGTGATAGCTCCCGCGATCACCGCCTGGTTCGAGGGACCGTGGTTCACCGGGGTCATCGGCGCCGCCGCGGTGGCGGCCCAGGGGTTCGCCGGCTGGCGGCTGGGCATCCTGCCGTCCCGGGAAGTGTTCGTGCAGATGATCGCCCTGGCGGTGCTCTCCCTGCTGGTCGTGGCCCTGTGCGCGGTCCGCGACCGCCGCGCCCGCGAGCTGGCCCAGGTCCGGTCGGTCGCCGAAGCCGCCCAGCGGGTGCTGCTGTGGCCCCTGCCGACCCGGCTCGGCCCGCTTCAGCTCGCCTCCCTCTATCTGGCCGCCGAGGACGAGGCGTCGATCGGCGGCGACCTCTACGCGGCAGCCCGCACCCCGAACGGTGCCCGGGTGATGATCGGCGACGTACGCGGCAAGGGGCTGCCCGCCATCGGCGAGGCGGCCCTGCTGCTCGGCGCCTTCCGCGAGGCCGCCCACCACCACGCCGCCCTGCCCTCGCTCGCCGCCTCCCTGGAGCGGAGCATCACCCGCTATCTGTCCGACTTCGAACCGGAGGAAGAGGCCGGGGAGCGCTTCGTCACCGCCCTGCTGATCGAGATCCCGGACGACGAACCGATCGTGCGGCTGACCAGTTGCGGCCATGTGGCACCGCTGCTGCTGAGACCGGACCGATCGGTGACGATGCCGGACCTCAGCCCCGCCCCGCCGCTCGGGGTGGGCCTGACCGACCCGAACGGCTCCGTGGTCGACGTACTGCCCTTCGACCTCGGCGACACCCTGCTGCTCTACACCGACGGGGCCGTCGAGGCCCGTGATGGCCGCGGTGTCTTCTATCCGCTCGTCGAGCGGACGGCCCAGTGGACCGACGGCTCCCCGGAGTCCCTGCTCCACCACGTCCAGCGTGACCTGCTCGCCCACACCGGCGGGCGCCTCGACGACGACGTGGCGCTGATCGCGATCCGGCGCGTCCCCGCCGCGCCCACCGCTCACCGCTTCGGCCGCATGGTGCAGGCCCAGGCCCCCAGCTGA
- a CDS encoding SpoIIE family protein phosphatase: MVGRSRQPQSATQPPFGERRADAETRGGPVTWTARSATGFRFPPSWRPGTVAAQVFLLQVIVVLVLVAAAATAVVLQRRYDGENIAKARSLAVAEAFAQAPGTAVALQSPDPSALLKIPAEKAQLSSGVDYISVLNNHGVRLTDPEPRLVGTPAQAIGRAIAGKTFTETFHGSPADSVRAVVPVEGAGRHVIGIVTAGIEYQTLGHLLDQQIPMVLDAAALAVVLATGGTFLVTRRLRRQTRGLGAAEMTRMYEHHDAVLHAVREGVLITDADGRVLLANDEAERLLDLPPDADQRHVTELGLGPEMTRLLKSGEVASDAVFPAGDRLLAVNTRRTTPYGTAPGLVASFRDTTELRALSGRAELARERLTLLYDAGVRIGTTLDVRRTAQELAEVAVPRVADIVTVELLESVLQGEEPNGAMHRMRRTALHDADARSPLQPVGDLIQFVVADTSMGAALQRGKAVLVPDLHHAQDWRSRDPQGAVRVLDHGIHSLITVPLRARGVLLGMVNFWRGAGSPRFEEEDVAVTEELVARAAVAIDNARRYSREHAMAVTLQRSLLPRDLPDQDALEVAWRYRPAQSGVGGDWFDVIPLPGFRVALVVGDVVGHGLHAAVTMGRLRTAVLNFSSLDLPPDELLGHLDEMVMRLDTQTASADGEVSAVTGATCLYAIYDPVGGHCAISRAGHVVPAVVDPVGRVTFPDLPLAPPLGVGGHPFESGELSLPEGSRLVLFTDGLVEDHGRDVDEGLSVLAKTVAPADRTPEETCQALMEVMLPGHPSDDVALLVARTRLLDPSRVAVWDVPFDVEAVSRVRGEVARRLHDWGLEDSCFATELVLSELLTNAIRYGAEPLRVRILLGHTLICEVSDGSSTSPHLRRAATTDEGGRGLFLVSHFADRWGTRYVPHGKVIWAELSLDGRPEPDPEALLDAMAW; this comes from the coding sequence ATGGTCGGTCGTTCCCGCCAGCCCCAAAGCGCGACGCAACCACCTTTCGGTGAGCGTCGGGCGGACGCTGAGACACGCGGCGGGCCGGTGACCTGGACGGCCCGGAGCGCCACCGGGTTCCGTTTTCCACCGTCCTGGCGGCCCGGCACGGTGGCCGCTCAGGTCTTCCTGTTGCAGGTGATCGTCGTCCTGGTGCTCGTCGCCGCGGCCGCCACCGCCGTGGTCCTCCAGAGGCGGTACGACGGGGAGAACATAGCCAAGGCGCGCTCGCTGGCCGTCGCGGAGGCGTTCGCCCAGGCACCCGGTACGGCGGTGGCCCTCCAGTCGCCCGATCCGTCGGCGCTGCTGAAGATCCCGGCGGAGAAGGCGCAGCTGAGTTCCGGCGTCGACTACATCTCCGTGCTGAACAACCACGGCGTGCGGCTCACCGACCCGGAGCCGCGGCTGGTCGGCACCCCGGCCCAGGCGATCGGCCGCGCCATCGCGGGCAAGACCTTCACCGAGACCTTCCACGGAAGCCCGGCGGACTCCGTACGCGCGGTGGTGCCCGTGGAGGGCGCCGGCCGGCACGTGATCGGCATCGTCACCGCGGGGATCGAGTACCAGACCCTGGGGCACCTGCTCGACCAGCAGATCCCGATGGTGCTGGACGCGGCGGCGCTGGCCGTGGTGCTCGCGACCGGAGGCACCTTCCTGGTCACCCGGCGGCTGCGCCGCCAGACCCGTGGCCTCGGCGCCGCCGAGATGACCCGCATGTACGAGCACCACGACGCCGTGCTGCACGCGGTGCGCGAGGGTGTACTGATCACCGACGCCGACGGACGGGTGCTGCTCGCCAACGACGAGGCGGAGCGGCTCCTTGACCTCCCTCCTGACGCCGACCAGCGGCACGTCACGGAGCTGGGCCTGGGACCGGAGATGACGCGGCTGCTGAAGTCCGGCGAGGTCGCGTCGGACGCGGTGTTCCCGGCCGGCGACCGGCTGCTGGCGGTCAACACCCGGCGCACCACCCCGTACGGCACCGCGCCGGGCCTGGTGGCCAGCTTCCGCGACACCACCGAACTGCGGGCCCTGTCGGGCCGGGCGGAGCTGGCCCGGGAACGCCTGACGCTGCTGTACGACGCCGGGGTGCGGATCGGCACGACGCTGGACGTACGGCGCACCGCGCAGGAACTCGCCGAGGTGGCGGTCCCGCGGGTGGCGGACATCGTCACCGTGGAGCTGCTGGAGTCGGTGCTGCAGGGAGAGGAGCCCAACGGGGCGATGCACCGGATGCGCCGGACCGCGCTGCACGACGCGGACGCGCGCAGCCCGCTCCAGCCGGTGGGCGACCTCATCCAGTTCGTGGTGGCCGACACGTCGATGGGGGCGGCGCTGCAACGCGGCAAGGCGGTGCTGGTGCCGGACCTGCACCACGCACAGGACTGGCGGTCCCGGGATCCCCAGGGCGCGGTCCGGGTCCTCGACCACGGCATCCATTCGCTGATCACCGTGCCCCTGAGGGCGCGGGGTGTGCTCCTCGGCATGGTCAACTTCTGGAGGGGTGCCGGCTCACCCCGGTTCGAGGAGGAGGACGTCGCGGTCACCGAGGAGCTGGTGGCCCGGGCGGCGGTGGCGATCGACAACGCGCGCCGCTACTCCCGCGAGCACGCGATGGCGGTGACGCTTCAGCGCAGTCTGCTCCCCCGGGACCTGCCCGACCAGGACGCGCTCGAGGTGGCGTGGCGGTACCGGCCGGCTCAGTCCGGTGTGGGAGGTGACTGGTTCGACGTCATCCCGCTGCCCGGTTTCCGGGTGGCGCTGGTGGTCGGCGACGTCGTGGGGCACGGGCTGCACGCGGCGGTGACGATGGGGCGGCTGCGCACGGCGGTGCTGAACTTCTCGTCCCTGGACCTGCCTCCCGACGAGCTGCTGGGTCATCTGGACGAGATGGTGATGCGTCTTGACACCCAGACGGCGAGCGCGGACGGCGAGGTGTCCGCGGTCACGGGAGCCACCTGCCTGTACGCCATCTACGACCCGGTGGGCGGGCATTGCGCCATCTCCCGCGCGGGGCACGTCGTACCGGCCGTGGTCGACCCCGTGGGGCGGGTGACCTTCCCTGATCTTCCCCTGGCGCCGCCGTTGGGGGTGGGCGGGCATCCGTTCGAGTCGGGTGAGCTCAGCCTGCCCGAGGGCAGCCGGCTCGTGCTGTTCACCGACGGTCTGGTCGAGGACCACGGGCGGGACGTCGACGAGGGGCTGTCCGTGCTCGCCAAGACCGTCGCGCCCGCGGACCGGACGCCGGAGGAGACCTGCCAGGCGCTGATGGAGGTGATGCTGCCGGGCCACCCGAGCGACGACGTGGCCCTGCTCGTCGCCCGGACACGGCTGCTCGATCCCTCGCGGGTGGCGGTCTGGGACGTGCCGTTCGACGTGGAGGCGGTCTCCCGGGTACGCGGGGAGGTCGCCCGTCGGCTGCACGACTGGGGGCTGGAGGATTCCTGCTTCGCCACGGAGCTGGTGCTCAGCGAGCTGCTGACCAACGCCATCCGCTACGGCGCCGAGCCGCTGCGGGTCAGGATCCTGCTCGGGCACACGCTGATCTGCGAGGTGTCGGACGGCAGCAGCACCTCGCCGCACCTCAGGCGGGCGGCGACCACCGACGAGGGCGGCCGGGGCCTGTTCCTGGTCTCTCATTTCGCGGACCGGTGGGGCACGCGCTACGTGCCGCACGGCAAGGTGATCTGGGCGGAACTGAGCCTGGACGGCCGCCCGGAGCCGGACCCGGAGGCACTTCTGGACGCGATGGCATGGTGA
- a CDS encoding ATP-binding SpoIIE family protein phosphatase — MGINGASGTSPGDPFSTTTAVAVIDADGLITYWSLGAQDLLGYSAAEVVRHPARALLRGRDPTAAMSRLCRSGHAGDAVLTVHDRVGHAVRLAVRVCPLLTAGDRRDWLLLAAAAPAATRPTSPAPADAAATGPTTPGAVPTGSGASAPAATGPVTPGAGPAGTAPAGSSPSSAAPTGAASPTTPSSTIPAGARMGRSSAVVTRHARRGMVSGQRQVTVAHAAPRRGRPGRAGRERSRPRSFFPLHDAAGGTLGICYAARNVTAPDPTRERLVLLNAAADHIGTTLDLGRTVQELAEVAVPQLADFVAIDLLDVATAGEGPPTRSPDGPITLRRAAHLSIRPDLPEVIAEVGEPIRYPSGSLQNRCLASGEPSREALGPGTPWLPDDPVRWTGINRFGVHTHLVLPLRARGVTMGVVTLLRWENPDPFTEDDQLLIEDLVARAAVCVDNARRYAREHEAALTLQTSLLPPNLPRHNAVEVAHRYLPADAESGVGGDWYDVIPLSGARVALVVGDVIGHGLHAAASMGRLRAAVQTLADLDQSPDELLAHVNDLVMRLSDEAEAAAEGPAAAGATCVYAIYDPIARTMVVARAGHPSPAVAHLTEPVEFPDIPAGPPLGLGGLPFESAEIPLEEGSVVALYTDGLIQAAEQDVDVGIERLCFALAHPDRPLEEICDVMVRALLADRPRDDVAFLVARTRVLSPDRVTSWDVPPDPSAVRVVRDDVSDRLSQWGLDELAFTTELIVSELVTNAIRHARGPIALRLIHESTLICEVSDGGHTSPHLRRARSTDEGGRGLFLVAQLAQRWGTRYTGSGKTIWAEQPLPSDIWAKPSISSGLDRSI, encoded by the coding sequence ATGGGCATCAACGGCGCGAGCGGTACGAGTCCGGGCGATCCGTTCAGCACGACCACGGCGGTGGCGGTCATCGACGCCGACGGGCTGATCACCTACTGGAGCCTGGGAGCCCAGGACCTGCTCGGCTACTCCGCCGCCGAGGTCGTGCGGCATCCCGCGCGGGCGCTGCTGCGCGGCCGCGATCCGACGGCCGCGATGTCCCGGCTGTGCCGGAGCGGTCATGCCGGGGACGCGGTGCTCACGGTCCACGACCGCGTCGGCCACGCGGTACGGCTCGCCGTGCGGGTGTGCCCGCTGCTCACCGCCGGCGACCGCCGCGACTGGCTGCTCCTGGCCGCAGCCGCCCCGGCCGCCACCCGTCCCACGAGCCCCGCCCCTGCCGACGCCGCCGCGACCGGCCCCACCACGCCCGGCGCGGTCCCTACCGGCTCCGGCGCGAGCGCCCCCGCCGCGACCGGCCCCGTCACTCCCGGCGCCGGCCCGGCCGGCACCGCCCCGGCCGGCTCCTCCCCCTCCAGCGCCGCCCCGACCGGTGCCGCCTCCCCCACCACCCCTTCCAGTACCATCCCGGCCGGTGCCCGGATGGGGCGGAGTTCGGCTGTTGTGACGCGGCATGCCCGGCGCGGGATGGTCTCCGGGCAGCGTCAGGTGACCGTGGCCCACGCGGCGCCCCGGCGCGGCAGGCCGGGGCGGGCCGGCCGTGAGCGTTCCCGGCCGCGCTCCTTCTTCCCGCTGCACGACGCGGCGGGCGGAACGCTCGGTATCTGCTACGCCGCCCGGAACGTCACCGCCCCCGACCCCACCCGCGAGCGGCTGGTGCTGCTGAACGCCGCCGCCGATCACATCGGCACCACACTGGACCTGGGCCGGACGGTCCAGGAGCTCGCGGAGGTCGCCGTCCCTCAACTCGCCGACTTCGTGGCCATCGACCTCCTGGACGTGGCGACCGCCGGAGAGGGGCCGCCCACCCGCTCCCCGGACGGCCCCATCACGCTGCGCCGGGCGGCCCATCTGTCGATCCGGCCGGACCTGCCCGAGGTGATCGCCGAGGTCGGCGAACCCATCCGGTACCCGTCCGGGTCGCTGCAGAACCGGTGCCTGGCCAGCGGGGAGCCCAGCCGCGAGGCCCTCGGCCCGGGGACGCCCTGGCTGCCCGACGACCCGGTGCGGTGGACCGGGATCAACCGGTTCGGCGTGCACACGCACCTGGTGCTGCCGCTCCGGGCCCGCGGCGTCACGATGGGGGTGGTGACCCTGCTGCGCTGGGAGAACCCGGATCCCTTCACCGAGGACGACCAGCTCCTGATCGAGGATCTGGTGGCACGGGCCGCCGTGTGCGTGGACAACGCCCGGCGCTACGCCCGCGAGCACGAGGCCGCGCTCACCCTCCAGACCAGCCTGCTGCCGCCCAACCTGCCCCGGCACAACGCCGTCGAGGTCGCCCACCGCTATCTCCCCGCCGACGCGGAGTCGGGGGTGGGCGGGGACTGGTACGACGTCATCCCGCTCTCCGGCGCCCGGGTCGCGCTGGTGGTGGGCGACGTCATCGGACACGGCCTGCACGCCGCGGCCAGCATGGGCCGGCTGCGCGCCGCCGTGCAGACGCTGGCCGACCTGGACCAGTCCCCGGACGAGCTGCTGGCGCACGTCAACGACCTGGTGATGCGTCTGTCGGACGAGGCGGAGGCAGCCGCCGAGGGCCCGGCGGCGGCCGGCGCGACCTGTGTGTACGCCATCTACGACCCCATCGCCCGGACGATGGTCGTGGCCCGCGCGGGACACCCCAGCCCGGCCGTCGCGCACCTGACCGAGCCCGTGGAGTTCCCCGACATTCCCGCCGGCCCGCCCCTGGGCCTCGGCGGCCTGCCGTTCGAGTCGGCCGAGATCCCGTTGGAGGAGGGCAGCGTCGTCGCCCTCTACACCGACGGGCTGATCCAGGCGGCGGAACAGGACGTCGACGTCGGGATCGAGCGGCTGTGCTTCGCCCTGGCCCACCCCGACCGGCCGCTGGAGGAGATCTGCGACGTCATGGTCCGCGCCCTGCTGGCCGACCGGCCGCGTGACGACGTCGCCTTCCTCGTCGCCCGCACACGCGTCCTCAGCCCCGACCGTGTGACGTCCTGGGACGTGCCCCCCGACCCGTCGGCCGTGCGCGTCGTGCGCGACGACGTCAGCGACCGGCTGTCCCAGTGGGGCCTCGACGAGCTGGCCTTCACCACCGAGCTGATCGTCAGCGAACTGGTCACCAACGCCATCCGGCACGCCCGCGGGCCGATCGCTCTGCGGCTCATCCACGAGAGCACCCTGATCTGCGAGGTCTCGGACGGCGGCCACACCTCCCCGCACCTGCGGCGCGCGCGCAGCACGGACGAGGGCGGACGGGGTCTGTTCCTGGTCGCCCAGCTCGCCCAGCGCTGGGGCACCCGGTACACCGGCTCCGGCAAGACGATCTGGGCGGAACAGCCCCTCCCCAGTGACATCTGGGCAAAACCATCGATCTCCTCAGGACTTGACCGATCCATATAG
- a CDS encoding GNAT family N-acetyltransferase, whose translation MIRTATPADVPVIHALICELAEYEKALDEVRATPEQLAEALFGERPAAFAHIAQDADGDVVGFALWFLNFSTWRGVHGIYLEDLYVRPEARGGGYGRALLTELARVCVERGYERLEWSVLNWNRPAIGFYEALGARPQDEWTVYRLTDEPLKALGAGA comes from the coding sequence ATGATTCGCACCGCGACCCCCGCCGACGTCCCCGTCATCCACGCCCTGATCTGCGAACTGGCCGAGTACGAGAAGGCCTTGGACGAGGTACGGGCGACGCCGGAGCAGCTCGCCGAGGCACTGTTCGGCGAGCGGCCCGCGGCGTTCGCGCACATCGCGCAGGACGCGGACGGCGACGTGGTGGGCTTCGCCCTGTGGTTCCTCAACTTCTCCACCTGGCGGGGCGTGCACGGCATCTACCTGGAGGACCTCTACGTCCGCCCGGAGGCCCGCGGCGGCGGATACGGCCGGGCCCTGCTGACGGAACTGGCCCGGGTGTGCGTCGAGCGCGGGTACGAGCGCCTCGAGTGGTCGGTCCTGAACTGGAACCGGCCGGCGATCGGCTTCTACGAGGCCCTTGGTGCACGCCCGCAGGACGAGTGGACGGTGTACCGGCTGACCGACGAGCCGCTGAAGGCACTGGGGGCGGGGGCCTAG